From one Melioribacteraceae bacterium genomic stretch:
- a CDS encoding class I SAM-dependent methyltransferase has protein sequence MKKVILQKGREKSLFRKHPWIFSGAIASTDDNIELGETVHIFSSNNNFICVGAYSPHSQIRVRVWDFNQSEIDKNFFEERIASALNFRKFTIDSKKYNAYRLINSESDGLPGVIVDRYNDILVCQFISAGAEKWKQTIVEILVEKLEPTAVYERSDADVRQKEGLKSNKGMLYGKIDSGEVIIQEDNLSFIVNIFTGHKTGFYLDQRENREIISEYSKGKNVLNCFSYTGGFGVAAALNGAKHVVNIDTSDEMLLIAEKNFQLNKIPTSKFTNLKADVFSELRKLKSEDRKFDLIILDPPKFVEGKNSLNKAGRGYKDINMLAMQLLNEDGLLFTFSCSGLMTPELFNKIIADAAIDAGINFSIINRLWQSVDHRVTTNFPESLYLKGLLIKRN, from the coding sequence ATGAAAAAAGTAATTCTGCAAAAGGGAAGAGAGAAATCTTTATTTAGAAAACATCCTTGGATTTTCTCCGGAGCAATTGCTTCAACAGATGATAATATAGAATTGGGCGAAACCGTTCACATTTTTTCTTCAAATAATAATTTTATTTGTGTTGGCGCTTACTCACCTCATTCTCAAATTCGTGTAAGAGTTTGGGATTTTAATCAATCAGAGATTGATAAAAATTTCTTCGAAGAAAGAATTGCATCCGCATTAAACTTCCGCAAATTTACAATTGACAGCAAAAAGTATAATGCATATCGATTAATCAACTCAGAATCCGATGGTTTGCCCGGAGTGATAGTTGATCGATATAATGATATTCTTGTTTGCCAATTTATATCAGCCGGTGCAGAAAAATGGAAACAAACAATTGTAGAAATCCTGGTTGAAAAATTAGAACCAACGGCTGTCTATGAAAGATCGGATGCCGATGTTCGTCAAAAGGAAGGATTGAAATCAAACAAAGGAATGCTTTACGGAAAGATTGACTCCGGTGAAGTAATAATTCAGGAAGATAATCTCTCATTTATTGTAAATATTTTTACCGGACATAAAACCGGTTTCTATCTTGATCAAAGAGAAAATCGAGAAATTATTTCTGAATACTCAAAAGGAAAAAATGTTCTCAATTGTTTTTCTTATACCGGTGGATTTGGAGTTGCTGCTGCTTTAAATGGGGCAAAACATGTTGTAAATATTGACACTTCGGATGAAATGCTCTTGATCGCCGAAAAAAATTTTCAATTAAACAAAATTCCTACTAGCAAATTCACGAACTTAAAAGCAGATGTTTTTAGTGAATTAAGAAAGTTAAAATCTGAAGACCGAAAATTTGATTTAATAATTCTCGATCCGCCAAAATTTGTCGAAGGAAAAAATAGTCTTAATAAAGCCGGCAGAGGTTATAAAGATATTAATATGCTTGCAATGCAATTGTTGAATGAAGACGGATTACTTTTCACATTTTCTTGTTCCGGACTTATGACACCCGAACTATTTAATAAAATTATTGCAGATGCAGCAATTGATGCCGGAATTAATTTTTCAATTATAAATAGACTTTGGCAATCGGTTGATCATAGAGTAACTACAAATTTTCCTGAATCGCTTTACTTGAAAGGATTACTAATAAAACGTAATTAA
- a CDS encoding sigma 54-interacting transcriptional regulator: protein MEISEQRHNVNKLLSEFVSQSSTRFLNLSSDIKKAANDPELLKQIDKTFKSILEFNRVLTKELDGLFYQYDKLENKLEKLSSEKKKLERLYASGILFQSETEMKRLMEKAIDTVVTELNADEGFIVLVDEKLSIDTIVAKNMEPENEPEAKELSTTIINDTIKNLRPSQLSELQVNSSFGSKHSIVSLGLKAALCVPLVSNSKVMGAVYLDRRNAEMPFKESDLTFLLSFANQIVKGIEVSKEIDTLEEKLANVPSTSFKELREEFKSDNIIGSSRKLYDVLNLASKVSDTDVSILLLGENGTGKDLLAQAIHNNSKRRDKPFVAVNCGAIPSDLLESELFGFESGAFTGANKSKPGRLESADGGTVFLDEIGEMSVNLQAKLLRVIQTREIERLGSVNSKKIDVRFIAATNQDISKMIEEKRFREDLYYRLKVIEIYIPPLRERKEDVEDLVQYFLNKYAKENKAHSIADEAIEILESYNWPGNIRELENVIQRAVILCPDKEISSKNLPAEIVDDSEIDSKRTEYRTLSEAESEFRKRFIMRVLRKTESKSEAAKILGINRSHLHKLLTQLDINI from the coding sequence ATGGAAATTTCCGAACAAAGACATAATGTAAATAAACTCTTATCCGAATTTGTTAGTCAATCTTCAACTCGTTTTTTAAATCTATCCTCAGATATAAAAAAGGCTGCGAATGATCCCGAGTTGTTAAAACAGATCGATAAAACTTTCAAGTCAATATTAGAATTCAATCGTGTTCTTACGAAGGAACTTGACGGCTTATTTTATCAATACGATAAACTTGAAAACAAGTTAGAGAAATTATCTTCGGAAAAGAAAAAGTTAGAAAGATTATATGCATCCGGAATTTTATTCCAATCTGAAACGGAGATGAAACGTTTAATGGAAAAAGCAATCGATACGGTTGTAACAGAATTAAATGCCGATGAAGGATTTATAGTTTTGGTAGATGAAAAATTAAGCATCGATACAATAGTTGCAAAAAACATGGAACCCGAAAACGAACCGGAAGCAAAAGAACTTAGTACAACAATTATTAATGACACAATTAAAAATTTAAGACCATCTCAATTGAGTGAACTTCAAGTAAATTCAAGTTTTGGCAGCAAACATAGTATTGTTTCGCTCGGACTTAAAGCAGCATTATGTGTTCCTCTAGTTTCCAACTCTAAAGTTATGGGGGCAGTCTATCTTGATAGAAGAAACGCGGAAATGCCATTCAAAGAATCTGATCTTACATTTCTATTATCTTTCGCGAACCAAATTGTGAAGGGAATTGAAGTATCTAAAGAGATTGATACACTCGAAGAGAAATTAGCAAACGTTCCATCTACCAGTTTCAAGGAATTGCGCGAAGAATTTAAATCTGATAATATTATTGGTTCCAGCAGAAAATTATATGACGTCCTGAATCTTGCATCAAAAGTAAGCGATACTGATGTTTCCATTTTGTTGCTTGGCGAAAATGGCACAGGTAAAGATTTGTTAGCACAAGCAATTCATAACAACAGTAAACGTAGAGATAAACCATTTGTTGCAGTTAATTGCGGCGCAATTCCATCCGATCTTTTAGAGTCTGAATTGTTCGGTTTTGAAAGCGGTGCATTTACCGGTGCTAATAAGAGTAAACCGGGAAGATTAGAATCTGCTGACGGTGGTACTGTTTTTCTTGATGAAATCGGAGAAATGAGTGTCAATCTTCAAGCAAAACTTTTAAGAGTTATTCAAACAAGAGAGATTGAAAGATTAGGCTCGGTTAATTCGAAAAAAATTGATGTTCGCTTTATTGCAGCAACAAATCAAGATATCTCTAAAATGATTGAAGAAAAAAGATTTCGCGAAGATCTTTACTACAGGTTAAAAGTAATTGAGATTTATATCCCACCTCTGCGTGAAAGAAAGGAAGATGTTGAAGACCTAGTTCAATATTTTTTGAATAAGTATGCTAAAGAGAACAAAGCACATTCAATAGCAGACGAAGCAATTGAGATTCTTGAATCATACAACTGGCCGGGAAATATACGTGAACTGGAAAATGTCATTCAACGAGCGGTTATTTTGTGTCCCGATAAGGAAATTTCATCTAAAAATTTACCGGCAGAAATAGTTGATGATAGTGAAATTGATTCAAAAAGAACTGAATACCGAACTTTATCCGAAGCCGAAAGCGAATTTCGTAAAAGATTTATTATGAGAGTTCTTCGTAAGACCGAATCTAAATCGGAAGCTGCCAAAATATTGGGAATCAACAGAAGCCATCTTCATAAACTGCTGACTCAACTCGATATAAATATTTAG